Proteins from a single region of Oreochromis niloticus isolate F11D_XX linkage group LG7, O_niloticus_UMD_NMBU, whole genome shotgun sequence:
- the nars1 gene encoding asparagine--tRNA ligase, cytoplasmic, with translation MATEITKGVEQISVGELYVSDKCGSDQDGDGTEQKPFKTPLKALLFAGKEPFPTIFVDSQKEEERWAVISKTQMKNAKKAFNREQMKNDAKEKKEAEDNERREKNLEEAKKIVIKNDPSLPEAEAVKIHRLQEKRGQRVKVFGWVHRLRRQGKNLMFLVLRDGTGFLQCVLSDQLCQCYNGLVLSTESTVAIYGIVTAVPEGKQAPGGHELHGDYWELVGLAPAGGADNLLNEESDVDVQLNNRHMLIRGENVSKILRVRSTVTQCFRDHFFSRGYYEITPPTLVQTQVEGGSTLFNLNYFGEQAYLTQSSQLYLETCIPALGDTFCIAQSYRAEQSRTRRHLSEYTHIEAECPFITFEDLLNRLEDLVCDVVDRVLKSPAAELLYDINPNFKPPKRPFKRMNYSEAIEWLREHDVKKDDGTYYEFGEDIPEAPERLMTDTINETILLCRFPAEIKSFYMQRCTEDKRLTESVDVLMPNVGEIVGGSMRIWDAEELLEGYKREGIDPTPYYWYTDQRKYGTCPHGGYGLGLERFLTWLLNRHHIRDVCLYPRFIQRCRP, from the exons ATGGCGACAGAGATAACGAAAGGTGTGGAACAGATCTCAGTAG GTGAGCTGTATGTGTCAGATAAATGTGGCAGTGACCAAGACGGAGATGGCACGGAGCAGAAACCCTTCAAAACTCCTCTCAAG GCTCTGTTGTTTGCTGGAAAGGAGCCGTTCCCCACCATCTTTGTAGACTCCCAGAAGGAGGAAGAG CGCTGGGCGGTGATCTCTAAGACGCAGATGAAGAATGCAAAGAAGGCTTTTAACCGCGAGCAGATGAAGAACGATGCCAAAGAAAAGAAGGAG GCCGAGGACAAcgagaggagagagaagaacCTGGAGGAAGCCAAGAAGATCGTGATTAAGAACGATCCCAGCCTGCCTGAGGCTGAAGCA GTTAAAATCCATCGTCTCCAAGAAAAGAGAGGCCAGAGGGTCAAAGTGTTTGGATGGGTTCACCGCCTCAGGAGGCAGG GGAAGAACCTGATGTTCCTTGTGCTGAGAGATGGCACCGGTTTCCTCCAGTGTGTCCTCTCCGATCAGCTG TGCCAGTGCTACAACGGCTTGGTTCTGTCCACAGAGAGCACGGTGGCTATTTATGGGATCGTCACTGCAGTTCCTGAGGGAAAGCAG GCGCCCGGAGGCCACGAGCTGCACGGCGACTACTGGGAGCTGGTTGGCTTAGCTCCGGCGGGCGGGGCTGACAACCTACTGAACGAGGAGTCGGACGTGGACGTCCAGCTGAACAACCGACACATGCTGATCAGAGGAGAGAACGTCTCCAAGATCCTCCGAGTCCGATCCACGGTCACACAGTGCTTCAGGGACCACTTCTTCAGCCGTGGATACTACGAG ATCACTCCTCCGACTCTGGTGCAGACTCAGGTGGAGGGCGGCTCCACGCTCTTTAACCTCAACTACTTTGGCGAGCAGGCGTACCTGACGCAGTCCTCTCAGCTCTACCTGGAGACCTGCATACCTGCCCTGGGCGACACCTTCTGTATCGCCCAGTCGTATCGGGCCGAGCAGTCTCGCACCCGCAGACATCTTTCCGA ATACACTCACATCGAGGCAGAGTGTCCCTTCATTACATTCGAGGACCTGCTGAACAGACTTGAGGACCTGGTGTGTGACGTGGTGGACAGAGTGCTCAAATCTCCCGCCGCAGAGCTGCTCTACGACATCAACCCC AACTTCAAACCCCCGAAGAGGCCGTTCAAGAGGATGAACTACAGCGAAGCCATCGAGTGGCTCAGAGAGCATGATGTCAAGAAGGACGACGGCACCTACTACGAGTTCGGAGAG GACATCCCCGAGGCTCCAGAGAGGCTGATGACTGACACCATCAACGAGACCATCCTGCTCTGTCGTTTCCCCGCCGAGATCAAATCTTTCTACATGCAGCGCTGCACCGAGGACAAACGTCTCACCGAGTCG GTCGACGTGTTGATGCCAAATGTTGGTGAGATCGTGGGAGGGTCGATGCGTATCTGGGACGCTGAAGAGCTGCTGGAGGGATACAAGAGGGAAGGAATCGACCCGACTCCATACTACTGGTACACCGACCAG aggaAGTACGGCACGTGTCCTCACGGCGGTTACGGTCTGGGTCTGGAGCGTTTCCTCACCTGGCTGCTTAACAGACATCACATCAGAGACGTCTGCCTGTACCCGCGATTCATCCAGCGCTGCCGACCCTGA